One segment of bacterium DNA contains the following:
- a CDS encoding DUF2283 domain-containing protein — MATVTTKRTTDFIRNCVVVATDILKLPIQHMWLDYDREADVLYMSFRKPQRATRTIETDDDILIRKDGKNIVGLTILNASSRK, encoded by the coding sequence ATGGCAACAGTGACAACCAAAAGAACAACGGATTTCATCCGTAACTGTGTTGTAGTAGCAACCGACATCCTAAAATTACCAATTCAGCATATGTGGCTGGACTATGATAGGGAGGCCGATGTACTCTATATGAGTTTCCGTAAACCCCAGCGAGCTACTAGGACGATTGAAACGGATGACGATATATTGATACGGAAAGATGGAAAAAACATTGTTGGTTTGACAATATTGAATGCGAGTAGTAGAAAATAA